A stretch of the Bradyrhizobium arachidis genome encodes the following:
- a CDS encoding FGGY-family carbohydrate kinase, producing the protein MPQAYIGVDVGTSSTRAGVFDEAGNLLATARHPIRTWHEAGDIVEQSSSDIWDACAKSVRAAMAEAAIASEAVKGIGFDATCSLVVLDRDGEPVTVSVSGDRQRNVIVWMDHRATAEARLINETQDNVLRYVGGSISPEMEMPKLLWLKRHLRASFDAAGHFFDLADYLTWRATGSLQRSTCTVTCKWNYQAHNSQDNAGGWSAPFFQRIGLSEFVGEKYARIGTEIVPPGTRLGAGLTRAAAADLGLIPGIPVGASLIDAHAGGVGAIGGRDGSDGTADVCDRLAYIMGTSACIMATTREPCFVPGVWGPYYSGMVPDFWLNEGGQSAAGAAIDHLLKSHPGHTEASAAARKDGLDLIDFLEKRIIARAGSASKAALLARDIHVLPEFIGNRSPYADPDTRAVVAGLDLDTDIASMERLFVAGLCGLAYGLAEVIEAFAAHGVTSRIMIMGGGASRSPLVRQIMADTTGLTVALPQTKEPVLLGAAMLGAVAGGAFASIGETMAKMSALGRLSEPTAEGMADFHRRKRDVYKLLRDVDRGSRAAMRGFELAM; encoded by the coding sequence ATGCCGCAGGCGTATATCGGCGTCGACGTGGGAACATCCAGCACGCGGGCAGGGGTGTTCGATGAGGCCGGAAATCTTCTCGCAACCGCGCGGCATCCGATCAGGACCTGGCACGAGGCCGGCGATATCGTCGAGCAGTCCTCCTCCGACATCTGGGACGCTTGCGCCAAGTCGGTGCGTGCGGCGATGGCCGAGGCGGCCATCGCGTCCGAAGCGGTCAAGGGCATCGGGTTCGATGCGACGTGTTCGCTGGTGGTGCTCGACAGGGATGGCGAACCCGTCACCGTCAGCGTTTCCGGCGACCGGCAGCGCAACGTCATCGTCTGGATGGACCATCGCGCCACGGCGGAAGCACGGCTGATCAACGAGACGCAGGACAACGTGCTGCGCTATGTCGGCGGCTCGATCTCGCCCGAGATGGAGATGCCGAAGCTGCTGTGGCTGAAGCGGCATCTGCGCGCGAGCTTTGATGCGGCCGGCCACTTCTTCGACCTTGCGGACTATTTGACCTGGCGCGCCACCGGCTCGCTGCAGCGCTCGACCTGCACGGTGACCTGCAAGTGGAACTATCAGGCCCATAACTCCCAGGATAATGCCGGCGGCTGGAGTGCGCCGTTTTTCCAGCGCATAGGCCTGTCGGAGTTCGTCGGGGAGAAATATGCGCGCATCGGCACCGAGATCGTTCCGCCCGGCACGCGGCTTGGCGCCGGCCTGACACGCGCGGCCGCGGCCGATCTGGGTTTGATTCCCGGCATACCCGTCGGCGCGTCCCTGATTGACGCCCATGCCGGCGGGGTCGGTGCGATCGGCGGACGCGACGGCTCTGATGGCACTGCCGATGTCTGCGATCGCCTCGCCTACATTATGGGGACGTCCGCCTGCATCATGGCGACGACCCGCGAGCCATGCTTCGTGCCCGGCGTCTGGGGTCCCTATTACTCCGGCATGGTGCCGGACTTCTGGCTGAACGAGGGCGGGCAGTCGGCTGCGGGTGCTGCGATCGATCATCTCCTGAAGTCGCATCCCGGACACACCGAGGCCAGCGCGGCCGCGCGCAAGGACGGCCTCGATCTCATCGACTTCCTGGAGAAGCGCATCATTGCGCGCGCCGGCAGTGCCAGCAAGGCGGCGCTGCTCGCACGCGACATCCACGTGCTGCCGGAGTTCATCGGTAATCGCTCGCCCTACGCCGACCCCGACACGCGCGCGGTGGTCGCGGGGCTGGATCTCGACACCGATATCGCCTCGATGGAGCGGCTGTTCGTGGCGGGGCTGTGCGGTCTGGCTTATGGCCTCGCAGAGGTGATCGAGGCTTTTGCGGCGCATGGCGTCACGAGCCGCATCATGATCATGGGCGGCGGTGCCAGCCGCAGCCCGCTGGTGCGGCAGATCATGGCTGATACGACTGGCCTCACAGTGGCGCTGCCGCAGACGAAGGAGCCCGTGTTGCTCGGTGCCGCCATGCTCGGCGCGGTCGCTGGCGGCGCCTTTGCCTCGATCGGCGAGACCATGGCAAAGATGTCGGCGCTTGGGAGGTTGAGCGAGCCGACCGCGGAAGGCATGGCGGACTTCCATCGCCGCAAGCGGGACGTCTATAAGCTCCTGCGCGATGTCGATCGCGGCAGCCGCGCGGCGATGCGTGGCTTCGAGTTGGCGATGTAG
- a CDS encoding SDR family NAD(P)-dependent oxidoreductase produces the protein MYLEKFKLTGKTAIITGGGQGIGLACAEALAEAGAKVIIADRDGKVADSARASLKAKGFDAETVVMDVTDTKRVSEVANDLVSRFGKVDILVNNAGIARSETPAETVTDEHWLNVIDVNLNGTFWCCREFGKHMLRAKTGTIVNVGSMSGFIVNKPQEQCFYNASKAAVHHLTKSLAAEWGARGVRVNAVAPTYIETPLNAFVKSNPKMYDAWIGGTPMARMGQVEEIASVVLFLSSEAASLMTGSIVLVDGGYTCW, from the coding sequence ATGTACCTGGAAAAATTCAAGCTGACCGGGAAGACTGCGATCATCACCGGCGGCGGGCAGGGCATTGGCCTAGCCTGCGCCGAGGCGCTGGCCGAGGCCGGCGCGAAGGTCATCATCGCCGACCGTGACGGCAAGGTCGCGGACAGCGCGCGTGCCAGCCTCAAGGCCAAGGGTTTTGACGCCGAGACCGTCGTCATGGACGTCACCGACACCAAGCGGGTGTCTGAAGTCGCCAACGACCTCGTCTCGCGCTTCGGCAAGGTCGACATTCTCGTCAACAATGCCGGCATTGCGCGCAGCGAAACGCCGGCCGAGACCGTGACCGACGAGCACTGGCTCAACGTCATCGACGTCAATCTCAACGGCACCTTCTGGTGCTGCCGCGAATTCGGCAAGCACATGCTGCGGGCGAAGACGGGAACCATCGTCAATGTCGGCTCGATGTCCGGCTTCATCGTCAACAAGCCGCAGGAGCAATGCTTCTACAACGCCTCCAAGGCCGCCGTGCACCATCTGACCAAATCGCTGGCGGCCGAATGGGGCGCGCGCGGTGTGCGCGTCAACGCGGTGGCGCCGACCTATATCGAGACTCCGCTCAACGCTTTCGTGAAGAGCAATCCAAAGATGTACGACGCCTGGATCGGTGGAACCCCGATGGCGCGGATGGGGCAGGTGGAGGAGATCGCCTCGGTCGTGCTGTTCCTGAGCTCGGAGGCCGCTAGCCTGATGACGGGAAGCATCGTGCTTGTGGATGGCGGTTACACTTGCTGGTAG
- a CDS encoding ABC transporter ATP-binding protein, which produces MGQITLQGVQKAFGPVHIIKGADLDIADGSFVVFVGPSGCGKTTLLRLIAGLEDVTDGRILIDGKNVVAVPPAKRGLSMVFQSYALYPHMSVRGNIGFGLKMAGLAKDEINRKVEAAAATLNLTPYLDRKPRELSGGQRQRVAIGRAIVREPKAFLFDEPLSNLDAALRVQMRLEVTRLQKQLGTTAIYVTHDQVEAMTMADKIVVLNGGKIEQYGSPLELYERPNNLFVAGFIGSPKMNFVTGEQAAQQGAVTIGVRPEHLKIERGGAGGWSGTISVAEHLGSDTFLYVDAGPLGMLTVRYIGELSLSAGDRVSLTPEPNRVHRFDGSGNAIRA; this is translated from the coding sequence ATGGGTCAGATCACACTTCAGGGCGTACAAAAAGCCTTCGGGCCAGTCCACATCATCAAGGGTGCCGACCTTGACATCGCGGACGGCTCCTTCGTGGTGTTCGTGGGACCATCAGGCTGCGGCAAGACCACGCTGCTGCGGCTCATCGCCGGGCTCGAAGACGTCACGGATGGACGAATCCTGATCGACGGCAAGAATGTCGTCGCCGTGCCGCCGGCCAAGCGCGGGCTGTCGATGGTGTTCCAATCCTACGCGCTCTATCCGCATATGAGCGTGCGCGGCAATATCGGCTTTGGCCTGAAGATGGCCGGCCTCGCCAAGGACGAGATCAACCGCAAAGTCGAGGCCGCGGCTGCAACGCTGAACCTGACGCCCTATCTGGACCGCAAGCCGCGCGAGCTCTCCGGCGGCCAGCGCCAGCGCGTCGCGATCGGACGCGCCATCGTCCGCGAGCCCAAAGCGTTCCTGTTCGATGAGCCCTTGTCCAACCTCGATGCCGCGCTGCGTGTTCAGATGCGGCTGGAGGTGACGCGGCTGCAAAAGCAGCTCGGCACCACCGCGATCTACGTGACCCACGATCAGGTTGAGGCCATGACCATGGCGGACAAGATCGTCGTGCTCAACGGCGGCAAGATCGAGCAATATGGCTCGCCGCTGGAGCTTTACGAGCGGCCCAACAACCTCTTCGTCGCCGGCTTCATCGGCTCACCAAAAATGAACTTCGTCACCGGCGAGCAGGCAGCACAGCAGGGCGCGGTCACGATCGGCGTGCGGCCCGAACATCTGAAGATCGAGCGCGGCGGCGCCGGCGGCTGGTCGGGAACGATCTCGGTCGCCGAGCATCTCGGCAGCGACACGTTTCTCTACGTCGATGCCGGCCCGCTCGGCATGCTGACCGTGCGCTACATCGGCGAATTGAGCCTGAGCGCCGGCGACCGCGTGTCGCTGACGCCGGAGCCAAACCGCGTCCATCGCTTCGACGGAAGCGGCAACGCGATCCGGGCCTGA
- a CDS encoding carbohydrate ABC transporter permease: MARMATTRRVAVSTAGAWLAGFLIFFPILWMILASFKTELEAFAIPPSFLFFHWTLENYATVQERSDYLHHAMNSIIIAGGSTLIALLIAIPAAWSMAFSPTKRTKDILLWMLSTKMMPPVGVLVPIYLIYKTFGLLDSRIGLVFILCLGNLPIVIWMLFTYFKEIPRDILEAARMDGATIGRELVYVLTPMAIPGLASTMLLNLILAWNEAFWTLNLSTLHAAPLTTFIASYSSPEGLFWAKLSAASTLAIAPILVLGWFSQKQLVRGLTFGAVK; the protein is encoded by the coding sequence ATGGCGCGGATGGCAACGACACGGCGGGTGGCGGTATCGACGGCCGGAGCCTGGCTGGCTGGCTTTCTCATCTTCTTCCCGATCCTCTGGATGATCCTGGCGAGCTTCAAGACCGAGCTCGAGGCCTTCGCCATTCCGCCGTCCTTCCTGTTCTTCCACTGGACCTTGGAAAACTACGCGACCGTGCAGGAGCGCAGCGACTATCTGCACCACGCGATGAACTCGATCATCATCGCCGGCGGCTCGACGCTCATCGCACTGTTGATCGCGATCCCCGCGGCGTGGTCGATGGCGTTCTCGCCGACCAAGCGAACCAAGGACATTCTGCTCTGGATGCTCTCGACCAAGATGATGCCGCCGGTCGGCGTGCTGGTGCCGATCTACCTGATCTACAAGACCTTCGGCCTGCTCGATTCCCGCATCGGTCTCGTCTTCATCCTCTGCCTCGGCAATTTGCCGATCGTGATCTGGATGCTGTTCACCTATTTCAAGGAGATCCCGCGCGACATCCTGGAAGCCGCGCGCATGGACGGCGCTACGATCGGCCGCGAGCTCGTCTATGTGCTGACGCCGATGGCGATCCCGGGACTCGCCTCGACGATGCTCTTGAACCTGATCCTGGCCTGGAACGAGGCATTCTGGACGCTCAATCTGTCGACGCTGCACGCAGCGCCGCTCACCACGTTCATCGCCTCATATTCGAGTCCTGAAGGCCTGTTCTGGGCAAAGCTGTCGGCGGCCTCGACGCTCGCCATCGCGCCCATTCTCGTCCTCGGTTGGTTCAGCCAGAAGCAGCTCGTCCGCGGGCTCACCTTTGGCGCGGTCAAGTAA
- a CDS encoding carbohydrate ABC transporter permease, with amino-acid sequence MATQQTQTLARSLLTPAVALLFIWMIVPLALTLYFSTLHYSLLDPGSEQFVGLENFRYFLTDPAFLASLQNTLVLVGSVLALTILLGIPLALLLDQPVVGRNIVRLMVIAPFFVMPTVSALVWKNLLMHPVSGLFAWLTKLFGLTPIDWFNDVPMFAIILIVAWQWLPFATLILLTALQSLDEEQKEAAEMDGASGLSTFIYITLPHLARPITVVILIETIFLLTVFAEIFVTTGGGPGLQTTNIAFLIYSQALIQFDVGSASAGGLVAVVIANIVAFFLVRIVGRNLEA; translated from the coding sequence ATGGCCACCCAGCAGACGCAAACCCTTGCGCGGTCGCTTCTGACCCCGGCCGTCGCGCTGCTCTTCATCTGGATGATCGTCCCGCTCGCGCTGACGCTCTACTTCTCGACGCTGCACTACAGCCTGCTCGATCCGGGTTCCGAGCAGTTCGTCGGCCTTGAGAATTTTCGCTACTTCCTCACCGATCCGGCGTTCCTCGCCTCGCTCCAAAACACGCTGGTGCTGGTCGGCTCGGTGCTGGCGTTGACCATCTTGCTCGGCATTCCCCTGGCGCTGCTGCTCGACCAGCCCGTGGTCGGCCGCAATATCGTGCGTCTAATGGTGATCGCGCCGTTCTTCGTGATGCCGACGGTGAGCGCGCTGGTCTGGAAGAACCTCTTGATGCACCCGGTGTCCGGCCTGTTCGCCTGGCTTACCAAGCTGTTCGGGCTGACTCCGATCGACTGGTTCAACGACGTGCCAATGTTCGCGATCATCCTGATCGTGGCCTGGCAATGGCTGCCCTTCGCGACCCTGATCCTTCTGACCGCGCTGCAATCGCTCGACGAGGAGCAAAAGGAGGCAGCCGAGATGGACGGCGCCAGCGGGCTCTCCACCTTCATCTACATCACGCTGCCGCATCTGGCGCGCCCCATCACGGTCGTGATCCTGATCGAGACGATCTTCCTGCTGACGGTGTTCGCGGAGATCTTCGTCACCACCGGCGGCGGCCCGGGGCTGCAGACCACCAACATCGCCTTCCTGATCTATTCGCAGGCGCTGATCCAGTTCGACGTGGGCAGCGCATCGGCGGGCGGGCTGGTCGCGGTGGTAATCGCCAACATCGTCGCCTTCTTCCTCGTCCGCATCGTCGGCCGCAACCTGGAGGCTTGA
- a CDS encoding sugar ABC transporter substrate-binding protein, producing MAETTLTIATVNNGDMIRMQGLTSEFTAKNPDITVKWVTLEENVLRQRVTTDIATKGGQFDVLTIGTYEVPIWAKKGWLVPLANLGADYDVADLLPKIRDAVSVDGKLYAAPFYGESSMVMYRTDLFEKAGLKMPEKPTWDFVIDAAKKLTDKAGGIYGICLRGKAGWGENMAFLTAMSNSYGARWFDEKWQPQFNSPEWKTTLTTYVNLMKEAGPPGASSNGFNENLALFNAGKCGMWIDATVAASFVTNPKESKVADKVGFALAPNTGLGKNANWLWAWSLAIPAGSKKTEAAEKFIAWATSKDYTKLVASKEGWANVPPGTRTSLYENPDYLKVAPFAKPTLASIDAADPNKPTVKPVPYVGVQYAAIPEFQGIGTQVGQQFSAALAGSMTVDAALTAAQSATEREMKRAGYIK from the coding sequence ATGGCCGAGACGACCCTGACGATCGCCACCGTCAACAACGGTGACATGATCCGCATGCAGGGGCTGACGAGTGAGTTCACGGCCAAGAATCCCGATATCACCGTGAAGTGGGTGACGCTGGAGGAGAACGTGCTGCGCCAGCGCGTCACCACCGACATCGCCACCAAAGGCGGCCAGTTCGACGTGCTCACCATCGGTACCTACGAAGTGCCGATCTGGGCCAAGAAGGGCTGGCTGGTGCCGCTCGCCAATCTCGGCGCCGATTACGACGTCGCCGACCTCCTGCCGAAGATCCGCGACGCGGTCTCCGTCGACGGAAAGCTCTATGCGGCGCCGTTCTACGGCGAGAGCTCGATGGTGATGTATCGCACCGACCTGTTCGAGAAGGCCGGCTTGAAGATGCCGGAGAAGCCGACCTGGGACTTCGTGATTGATGCCGCCAAGAAACTCACCGACAAGGCCGGCGGCATCTACGGCATCTGCCTGCGCGGCAAAGCCGGCTGGGGCGAGAACATGGCGTTCCTGACCGCGATGTCCAATTCCTACGGCGCGCGCTGGTTCGACGAGAAGTGGCAGCCGCAATTCAACTCGCCGGAGTGGAAGACGACACTCACGACCTATGTCAACCTGATGAAGGAAGCCGGCCCCCCAGGCGCGAGCTCGAACGGCTTCAACGAGAACCTCGCGTTGTTCAACGCGGGTAAGTGCGGCATGTGGATCGATGCCACGGTCGCAGCGTCCTTCGTCACCAACCCGAAGGAGTCCAAGGTGGCCGACAAGGTCGGTTTTGCGCTCGCGCCGAACACCGGGCTCGGCAAGAACGCGAACTGGCTGTGGGCCTGGAGTCTGGCGATCCCCGCCGGCTCCAAGAAGACCGAGGCGGCTGAGAAGTTCATCGCCTGGGCAACCAGCAAGGACTACACAAAGCTCGTTGCCTCGAAGGAGGGCTGGGCCAACGTGCCGCCGGGCACGCGGACCTCGCTCTACGAGAACCCCGACTATCTGAAGGTCGCGCCCTTCGCCAAGCCGACGCTGGCCTCGATCGACGCGGCCGATCCCAACAAGCCGACCGTGAAGCCGGTGCCTTACGTCGGCGTGCAATATGCGGCGATCCCTGAATTCCAGGGCATCGGCACCCAGGTGGGGCAGCAATTTTCCGCAGCCCTTGCCGGCTCGATGACCGTGGACGCTGCATTGACGGCGGCGCAATCCGCCACCGAGCGCGAGATGAAGCGCGCCGGCTACATCAAGTGA